One Streptomyces sp. NBC_01237 genomic region harbors:
- a CDS encoding Stp1/IreP family PP2C-type Ser/Thr phosphatase has translation MSLSLRFAAGSHKGMIREGNEDSGYAGPRLLAIADGMGGQAAGEVASSEVISTLVQLDDDVPGSDILTSLGTAVQRANDQLRMMVEEDPQLEGMGTTLTALLWTGQRLGLVHVGDSRAYLLRDGVLTQITQDHTWVQRLVDEGRITEEEATTHPQRSLLMRALGSGDHVEPDLSIREVRAGDRYLICSDGLSGVVSHQTMEETLASYQGPQETIQDLIQLALRGGGPDNITCIVADVLDVDSNDTLAAQLNDTPVIVGAVAENQAAQLNDDGAMQTPAGRAAGLGRPVPPPSGGFGPPGSGDTGYGGMPDDDFDSYTDEDFVKPGGRRWLKRSLYVVLALAVVGGGLYGGYRWTQTQYYVGTKNENVAMFRGISQDLAWVSLSKIEKDHPEIELKYLPPYQRKQVEATIAEGSIADARKKVGELAAQASACKKDAQRRAAEADSNARTGEGEAGGTAGAPATRTSATSSTSASTATKPTAATPTPGPSLSEEEKKLVPQCGKQ, from the coding sequence ATGAGTCTGTCCCTGCGCTTCGCCGCCGGATCGCACAAGGGCATGATCCGGGAAGGCAACGAGGACTCCGGCTACGCCGGCCCCCGCCTTCTCGCCATCGCCGACGGCATGGGCGGCCAGGCGGCCGGGGAGGTCGCCAGCTCCGAGGTGATCTCCACCCTCGTCCAGCTCGATGACGACGTCCCCGGCTCCGACATCCTCACCTCGCTCGGTACGGCGGTCCAGCGGGCCAACGACCAGCTGCGCATGATGGTCGAGGAGGACCCCCAGCTGGAGGGCATGGGCACCACGCTCACCGCCCTGCTCTGGACCGGGCAGCGCCTGGGCCTGGTCCACGTCGGCGACTCCCGCGCCTATCTGCTGCGCGACGGGGTGCTGACGCAGATCACCCAGGACCACACCTGGGTGCAGCGGCTCGTCGACGAGGGCCGGATCACCGAGGAAGAGGCCACCACCCACCCGCAGCGCTCCTTGCTGATGCGGGCGCTGGGCAGCGGCGACCACGTCGAGCCCGACCTCTCCATCCGTGAAGTCAGGGCCGGCGACCGCTACTTGATCTGCTCCGACGGCCTCTCGGGCGTCGTCTCACACCAGACGATGGAAGAGACCCTCGCCAGCTACCAGGGCCCGCAGGAGACCATCCAGGACCTCATCCAGCTCGCTCTGCGCGGCGGCGGTCCCGACAACATCACCTGCATCGTCGCCGACGTCCTGGACGTCGACAGCAACGACACCCTGGCCGCGCAGCTCAACGACACCCCGGTCATCGTCGGAGCCGTCGCCGAGAACCAGGCCGCCCAGCTGAACGACGACGGGGCCATGCAGACCCCCGCCGGGCGCGCGGCCGGTCTCGGCCGCCCCGTCCCGCCGCCCTCGGGCGGCTTCGGCCCCCCCGGCAGCGGGGACACCGGCTACGGTGGCATGCCCGACGACGACTTCGACTCGTACACCGACGAAGACTTCGTCAAACCCGGTGGCCGTAGGTGGCTGAAGAGGTCCCTGTACGTCGTCCTGGCGCTGGCCGTCGTCGGCGGCGGGCTGTACGGCGGATACCGCTGGACCCAGACCCAGTACTACGTCGGCACGAAGAACGAGAACGTCGCGATGTTCCGCGGCATCAGCCAGGACCTCGCGTGGGTCTCGCTCTCGAAGATCGAGAAGGACCACCCCGAGATCGAGCTCAAGTACCTCCCGCCCTACCAGCGCAAGCAGGTCGAGGCGACCATCGCCGAGGGCAGCATCGCCGACGCCCGCAAGAAGGTCGGCGAACTCGCCGCCCAGGCATCCGCCTGCAAGAAGGACGCGCAGCGCCGCGCGGCCGAGGCGGACAGCAATGCCCGCACCGGCGAGGGCGAGGCGGGCGGCACCGCCGGTGCCCCCGCCACCAGGACTTCCGCCACGTCCTCCACGTCCGCCAGCACCGCGACCAAGCCGACCGCAGCGACTCCCACTCCCGGCCCCAGCCTCTCGGAGGAAGAGAAGAAGCTGGTCCCGCAGTGCGGTAAGCAGTAA
- a CDS encoding peptidoglycan D,D-transpeptidase FtsI family protein, with the protein MNKPLRRIAIFCGLLVLALLIRDNWLQYVRADELNSHKYNRRVQIERYAHERGDIIVDGKSVTGSVETTDSDFKFKRVWKNGPLWAPVTGYSSQAFDSSQLENLEDGILTGNDDQLFFDRTLSMFTGDKKTGGNIVTTLNGAAQKAAFKGLGGKKGAVVALDPQSGAILALASTPSYDPSVFAGNSLKDSDARQKLLKDKDKPMLNRALRETYPPGSTFKVVTAAAALENGLYDSIDEKTKSPLPWTLPQSTQPLTNEGNIPCENASLREALRWSCNTVFGKMSDDLGNDKMIEQTDKFGFNKEVFTPVRADASIYPKDNRPQNAMAGIGQASNRTTPLQMAMVASAIANDGKLMQPYMVAERQAPNLDVIYTHKKEQLSQPLSGENAQKVQQMMETVVKNGTGTNARINGVTVGGKTGTAQHGLNNSEKPYAWFISYAKTDNGSPVAVAVVVEDGQANRDDISGGGLAAPIARDVMKAVIDSK; encoded by the coding sequence GTGAACAAGCCTCTGCGCCGGATCGCGATCTTCTGCGGGCTGCTCGTCCTCGCCCTGCTGATCCGGGACAACTGGCTCCAGTACGTCCGCGCCGACGAGCTGAACAGCCACAAGTACAACCGCCGCGTACAGATAGAGCGGTACGCCCATGAGCGCGGCGACATCATCGTGGACGGCAAGTCGGTCACCGGATCCGTCGAAACCACCGACAGCGACTTCAAGTTCAAGCGGGTCTGGAAGAACGGGCCCCTGTGGGCTCCCGTCACCGGGTACTCCTCGCAGGCCTTCGACTCCTCCCAGCTGGAGAACCTTGAGGACGGCATCCTCACGGGCAACGACGACCAGCTGTTCTTCGACCGGACGCTGTCGATGTTCACCGGCGACAAGAAGACCGGCGGCAACATCGTCACCACGCTGAACGGTGCCGCGCAGAAGGCGGCCTTCAAGGGGCTCGGCGGCAAGAAGGGCGCCGTCGTCGCCCTGGACCCGCAGAGCGGCGCCATCCTCGCCCTGGCGAGCACCCCCTCGTACGACCCCTCGGTCTTCGCGGGCAACTCGCTCAAGGACTCGGACGCCCGGCAGAAGCTCCTGAAGGACAAGGACAAGCCGATGCTCAACCGGGCATTGCGCGAGACCTACCCGCCGGGTTCGACGTTCAAGGTCGTCACCGCCGCCGCGGCGCTGGAGAACGGCCTCTACGACAGCATCGACGAGAAGACGAAATCCCCGCTGCCCTGGACGCTTCCGCAGTCGACCCAGCCGCTGACGAACGAGGGCAACATCCCGTGTGAGAACGCCTCGCTCCGGGAAGCGCTCCGCTGGTCGTGCAACACCGTGTTCGGCAAGATGAGCGACGACCTCGGCAACGACAAGATGATCGAGCAGACGGACAAGTTCGGCTTCAACAAGGAAGTCTTCACTCCGGTCCGCGCCGACGCGAGCATCTACCCCAAGGACAACAGGCCGCAGAACGCCATGGCGGGCATCGGCCAGGCGTCCAACCGCACCACCCCGCTCCAGATGGCCATGGTGGCCTCCGCCATCGCCAACGACGGCAAGCTCATGCAGCCGTACATGGTCGCCGAGCGCCAGGCGCCCAACCTGGACGTCATCTACACCCACAAGAAGGAGCAGCTCAGCCAGCCGCTCTCGGGGGAGAACGCCCAGAAGGTCCAGCAGATGATGGAGACCGTCGTCAAGAACGGCACGGGAACCAACGCCCGGATCAACGGCGTCACTGTCGGAGGCAAGACCGGTACCGCCCAGCACGGTCTGAACAACAGCGAGAAGCCGTACGCCTGGTTCATCTCCTACGCGAAGACCGACAACGGCTCCCCGGTCGCCGTCGCCGTCGTGGTCGAGGACGGTCAGGCCAACCGGGACGACATCTCCGGTGGCGGTCTGGCCGCCCCGATCGCGCGCGATGTGATGAAGGCGGTCATCGACAGCAAGTAG
- a CDS encoding DUF3662 and FHA domain-containing protein yields MGVMKRFEQRLEGLVNGTFAKVFKSEVQPVEIAGALQRECDNNATIWNRERTVVPNDFIVELSPPDYERLSPYSGQLGDELSGLVRDYAKQQRYTFMGPIKVHLEKADDLDTGLYRVRSRTLASSSSQHDPQGQHGGPASAQPQRPGRPAAPQGTGGYGYPPSAAPPMPAAPPPGTGRPPGTSTDRRPPTAPGSLPDAQVRRWIEINGTRHQISRPTLVMGRSTDADVRIDDPGVSRRHCEIRTGTPSTIQDLGSTNGIVVDGQHTTRATLRDGSRIVVGSTTIVYRQAEG; encoded by the coding sequence ATGGGAGTCATGAAGCGTTTCGAGCAGCGTCTCGAAGGTCTGGTCAATGGCACCTTCGCCAAAGTCTTCAAGTCCGAGGTGCAGCCGGTCGAGATCGCGGGTGCCCTCCAGCGTGAGTGCGACAACAACGCGACGATCTGGAACCGTGAGCGGACGGTCGTCCCGAACGACTTCATCGTCGAGCTCAGCCCGCCCGACTACGAGCGGCTCAGTCCGTACTCGGGCCAGCTCGGCGACGAGCTCTCCGGCCTCGTACGCGACTACGCCAAGCAGCAGCGCTACACCTTCATGGGCCCGATCAAGGTCCATCTGGAGAAGGCCGACGACCTCGACACCGGGCTCTACCGGGTACGCAGCCGCACCCTGGCATCGAGTTCGTCACAGCATGACCCGCAGGGCCAGCACGGCGGCCCCGCGTCCGCCCAGCCGCAGCGGCCCGGGCGGCCCGCCGCCCCGCAGGGCACCGGCGGCTACGGCTACCCCCCGAGCGCCGCTCCGCCGATGCCCGCGGCCCCGCCGCCCGGCACCGGACGGCCCCCGGGCACCTCGACCGACCGGCGCCCGCCGACCGCGCCCGGCTCCCTGCCGGACGCCCAGGTACGGCGCTGGATCGAGATCAATGGCACCCGCCATCAGATCTCCCGTCCGACGCTGGTGATGGGACGCAGCACCGACGCCGACGTGCGGATCGACGATCCCGGCGTATCGCGTCGGCACTGCGAGATCCGGACCGGAACGCCCTCGACGATCCAGGATCTCGGGTCTACCAACGGCATCGTGGTAGACGGGCAGCACACAACCCGCGCTACGCTCCGCGACGGCTCGCGGATCGTCGTGGGTAGCACCACCATCGTTTACCGGCAAGCCGAAGGGTGA
- a CDS encoding AfsA-related hotdog domain-containing protein yields MSPVPPHLVHRSDEADVLLTHFGRADADTYLFTVQWPTTHALFSSVLGQENPMLIAETVRQAGTVLAHEVFEAPMDDQFLLWNLRYESFHDLRRPGGPPTPTKAVIRSPEVTLRGRRLATIHIDMELFSGHLRIGTGAASANCLSAAAYRRLRPGLPDASDVSDAHDAPVPAVAPRTAIPPTLVGKENDQDVMLSPFDSASPLNTTTPSHAPAAPLDTAPTPPAAPWSGARPAGTPRTAAWQLRADRHHPVIFDSQSDHLPGRGIIEAMRQAAQLAAGLEHALVPSMNAEFRRYVELDRPCTVSTEVGAEQPDGRIPIEVTMYQDNEVAALALLLVQDVKPAARHDLPVRP; encoded by the coding sequence ATGAGTCCCGTGCCGCCGCACCTCGTGCACCGGTCCGACGAGGCCGATGTCCTGCTGACGCACTTCGGCCGAGCCGATGCTGACACGTATCTGTTCACCGTCCAATGGCCAACGACACACGCGCTGTTCAGCTCAGTTCTGGGACAGGAGAACCCCATGCTGATAGCGGAGACAGTCCGGCAGGCGGGCACCGTACTGGCGCACGAGGTCTTCGAGGCGCCGATGGACGACCAGTTCCTGCTCTGGAACCTGCGCTACGAGTCCTTCCACGATCTCCGCAGGCCCGGCGGGCCACCGACCCCTACGAAAGCGGTCATACGCAGCCCGGAGGTCACCCTGCGCGGCCGTCGACTGGCCACGATTCACATAGACATGGAGCTGTTCTCCGGCCATCTGCGGATCGGCACGGGCGCGGCCTCCGCGAACTGCCTCTCCGCCGCCGCCTATCGACGGCTGCGCCCGGGCCTCCCGGACGCATCGGATGTATCGGACGCGCATGATGCTCCGGTGCCGGCCGTCGCACCACGAACCGCGATCCCGCCCACCCTCGTGGGCAAGGAGAACGACCAGGACGTCATGCTGTCCCCCTTCGACTCCGCGTCCCCCCTGAACACCACGACCCCGTCGCACGCCCCCGCGGCGCCCCTGGACACCGCGCCCACCCCCCCTGCCGCCCCCTGGAGCGGCGCACGGCCCGCCGGCACCCCCCGTACCGCCGCCTGGCAGCTGCGCGCCGACCGGCACCACCCCGTCATCTTCGACAGCCAGAGCGACCACCTGCCCGGCCGGGGCATCATCGAAGCCATGCGCCAGGCCGCCCAGCTCGCCGCGGGCCTCGAACACGCCCTCGTGCCGTCCATGAACGCGGAGTTCCGGCGGTACGTCGAACTCGACCGCCCCTGCACCGTCAGCACGGAGGTCGGGGCGGAGCAGCCCGACGGCCGGATACCGATAGAAGTGACCATGTATCAGGACAATGAGGTCGCCGCCCTCGCCCTCCTGCTCGTGCAGGACGTCAAACCGGCAGCCCGCCACGACCTTCCCGTACGCCCGTGA
- a CDS encoding NAD-dependent epimerase/dehydratase family protein codes for MTGPGGILVAGGTGFIGSAVVRALSRHLPEPPAPLRALARRRPDPARTGPAAPGVEYLVADLTDPASLHGTCDQVDTLLHCASYVGPDDSACSAVNDAGTRALLDEAARAGVRRIIHISTTAVYGAGPHRGLSEATRPPAPASEVSRTRLLAEQAVLAAGGTILRPPFVYGRGDVWVVPAIAELLHRVPALPDGGTALMSLVAVEDLARLVTSLALSPAPPPPGVHHAGHPEPVALRDLVTALARTAGLPLPTASLPTPEYLERLGRTPGAVGVRQARMMTEDRWYRSPLWGSTGCSSGPGLTARLGGHGEWYRNVLSRTAPVPR; via the coding sequence GTGACGGGCCCTGGCGGGATCCTGGTGGCCGGTGGCACCGGATTCATCGGCTCCGCTGTCGTACGGGCGTTGAGCCGCCACCTTCCCGAGCCCCCCGCCCCGTTGAGGGCGCTGGCCCGACGCCGTCCGGACCCCGCTCGCACCGGTCCGGCGGCTCCGGGCGTCGAGTACCTCGTCGCGGACCTCACCGACCCCGCCTCGCTGCACGGCACCTGTGACCAGGTGGACACGCTCCTGCACTGCGCGTCCTACGTGGGTCCGGACGACTCCGCCTGCAGCGCGGTCAACGACGCCGGCACCCGGGCCCTGCTCGACGAGGCGGCCCGCGCCGGGGTCCGCCGGATCATCCACATCAGCACCACCGCCGTCTACGGAGCCGGCCCGCACCGCGGCCTGTCCGAGGCCACGCGGCCGCCCGCCCCCGCGTCCGAGGTCAGCCGCACCAGGCTGCTGGCCGAACAGGCCGTGCTGGCCGCCGGAGGAACGATCCTGCGGCCCCCCTTCGTGTACGGGCGGGGCGACGTTTGGGTGGTCCCGGCCATCGCCGAGCTCCTGCACAGGGTCCCCGCGCTGCCCGACGGCGGCACCGCCCTGATGTCGCTCGTGGCGGTCGAGGACCTGGCCCGGCTGGTGACCTCGCTGGCGCTGTCCCCCGCTCCGCCGCCCCCCGGCGTCCACCACGCGGGCCACCCGGAACCGGTCGCCCTGCGCGACCTGGTGACGGCTCTCGCCCGTACCGCGGGACTGCCGCTGCCCACGGCGAGCCTGCCGACGCCCGAGTACCTGGAACGGCTCGGACGGACCCCCGGGGCCGTCGGCGTCCGCCAGGCCCGGATGATGACGGAGGACCGCTGGTACCGGTCCCCCCTGTGGGGGAGCACCGGCTGCTCCAGTGGCCCGGGACTCACGGCACGGCTGGGCGGACACGGCGAGTGGTACCGGAACGTCCTGTCCCGCACGGCCCCCGTGCCCCGCTGA
- a CDS encoding ScbR family autoregulator-binding transcription factor, translating to MAKQARAVQTRRSIVEAAASVFDDYGYERAAISEILRRAKVTKGALYFHFASKEAIAQAIMDEQTATVDLVEDGSPLQSLVDGGQQFAFALRHDSMARAGTRLSIEGVFLGGPHPWSDWIAATCRMLELGKERGEVLPQVDPLVSAEVIVASFTGIQLISEANSGRADLRERVAQMWRHILPSIAHPGVIVHIKPEGRVDLAAQALERERLEAEESAAGAAAPVGAAVGEAVGASVGAAG from the coding sequence ATGGCGAAGCAGGCTCGCGCGGTGCAGACGAGGCGTTCGATCGTGGAGGCAGCGGCGAGTGTCTTCGACGACTACGGGTACGAGCGTGCCGCGATCTCGGAGATCCTCCGCCGTGCAAAGGTCACCAAAGGGGCCTTGTACTTCCACTTCGCGTCCAAGGAAGCCATCGCCCAGGCGATCATGGATGAGCAGACCGCCACGGTGGACCTGGTGGAGGACGGCTCACCGCTCCAGTCGCTGGTGGACGGCGGTCAGCAGTTCGCCTTCGCACTGCGCCACGACTCGATGGCGCGGGCCGGTACTCGTCTCTCCATCGAGGGCGTATTCCTCGGCGGTCCGCATCCATGGAGCGACTGGATCGCGGCGACGTGCCGGATGCTGGAATTGGGCAAGGAGCGCGGAGAGGTGCTCCCCCAGGTGGACCCACTGGTTTCGGCCGAAGTCATCGTCGCGTCGTTCACCGGTATTCAGCTGATTTCGGAGGCTAATTCCGGACGGGCCGACCTGCGTGAGCGCGTGGCCCAGATGTGGCGCCATATTCTGCCGTCCATCGCTCATCCCGGTGTCATCGTGCATATCAAGCCGGAGGGCCGGGTGGACCTGGCCGCGCAGGCGCTTGAGAGAGAGCGGCTGGAGGCCGAGGAGAGCGCGGCGGGGGCGGCGGCCCCTGTGGGTGCCGCTGTCGGCGAAGCGGTCGGGGCGTCTGTCGGCGCGGCCGGCTGA
- a CDS encoding FtsW/RodA/SpoVE family cell cycle protein, which yields MSVVTNTTTIGAIDAPSRRNTELMMVVFAVFISVFAYANVGLALNGELPSGMLGYGIGLALLGGVAHLVVRKFAPYADPLLLPLATVLNGLGLALIWRLDQSPRFQALDTFVPAASKQLLFSAVGVALLVVVLVALKDHRILQRYTYISMVVALFLLILPMFFPAVNGAKIWIKIPGVGTIQPGEFAKIIITIFFAGYLMVKRDALALASRRFMGLYLPRGRDLGPILMVWAFSILILVFETDLGSSLLFFGMFVVMLYVATERTSWIVFGLLMSGAGAVGVASFEPHVQDRVTAWLDPFAGWGKEDASEQMAKSLMAFGSGGTLGTGLGQGNSDLIGFAANSDFILATVGEELGLAGMMAFLLIYGLIVERGVRTALAARDPFGKLLAIGLSGSFAIQVFVVAGGVMGLIPLTGMTMPFVAAGGSSVIANWALIGILIRISDTARRPAPAPAPSPDAEMTQVVRP from the coding sequence ATGAGCGTTGTCACCAACACGACCACCATCGGCGCGATCGACGCACCGAGCCGCCGCAACACCGAGCTGATGATGGTGGTCTTCGCCGTCTTCATCTCGGTGTTCGCCTATGCCAACGTGGGCCTCGCCCTCAACGGCGAGCTGCCCTCCGGCATGCTCGGATACGGAATCGGGCTCGCCCTGCTCGGCGGGGTCGCCCACCTCGTGGTCCGCAAGTTCGCGCCGTACGCGGACCCGCTGCTGCTGCCGCTGGCCACCGTGCTGAACGGGCTGGGACTCGCGCTCATCTGGCGCCTCGACCAGTCCCCGCGCTTCCAGGCGCTGGACACCTTCGTCCCGGCGGCCTCGAAGCAGCTGCTCTTCTCGGCCGTGGGCGTGGCACTGCTCGTGGTGGTGCTGGTGGCCCTCAAGGATCACCGCATCCTTCAGCGCTACACGTACATCTCCATGGTCGTGGCCCTGTTCCTGCTGATCCTGCCGATGTTCTTCCCCGCGGTGAACGGCGCCAAGATCTGGATCAAGATCCCTGGTGTCGGCACGATCCAGCCCGGTGAGTTCGCCAAGATCATCATTACCATCTTCTTCGCGGGCTATCTGATGGTGAAGCGCGACGCGCTGGCGCTGGCCAGCCGCCGTTTCATGGGGCTGTACCTGCCGCGCGGCCGTGACCTCGGACCGATCCTGATGGTCTGGGCGTTCTCGATCCTGATCCTGGTCTTCGAGACCGACCTCGGTTCCTCGCTGCTGTTCTTCGGCATGTTCGTCGTCATGCTGTACGTCGCCACCGAGCGCACCAGCTGGATCGTCTTCGGTCTGCTGATGTCCGGGGCCGGCGCGGTCGGCGTCGCCTCGTTCGAACCGCACGTCCAGGATCGCGTCACCGCCTGGCTCGACCCGTTCGCGGGCTGGGGCAAGGAGGACGCGAGCGAGCAGATGGCCAAGTCCCTGATGGCCTTCGGCTCCGGCGGCACCCTCGGCACCGGGCTCGGCCAGGGCAACTCCGACCTGATCGGCTTCGCCGCCAACTCCGACTTCATCCTCGCCACCGTCGGCGAGGAACTCGGGCTGGCCGGGATGATGGCGTTCCTGCTCATCTACGGTCTGATCGTCGAACGCGGTGTCCGTACGGCGCTCGCCGCCCGTGACCCGTTCGGCAAGCTCCTCGCGATCGGACTCTCCGGCTCGTTCGCCATCCAGGTCTTCGTCGTCGCCGGCGGCGTCATGGGCCTCATCCCGCTGACGGGTATGACCATGCCGTTCGTCGCGGCAGGCGGTTCGTCCGTGATCGCCAACTGGGCGCTGATCGGCATCCTGATCCGGATCAGCGACACCGCCCGCCGTCCCGCCCCGGCCCCAGCCCCCTCACCCGACGCCGAGATGACCCAGGTGGTCCGACCGTGA
- a CDS encoding FHA domain-containing protein FhaB/FipA: protein MSELTLTVMRLGFLAVLWLFVIVAVQVIRSDLFGTRVTQRGSRRTAADARPQQARQQQQTAPPPQRQQPGRQRRGAPTKLVVSEGTLTGTTVALQGQTITLGRAHDSTIVLDDDYASSRHARIYPDRDGQWIVEDLGSTNGTYLDRTRLTTPTPVPLGAPIRIGKTVIELRK, encoded by the coding sequence ATGTCAGAGCTGACCCTGACGGTCATGCGGCTAGGTTTCCTGGCTGTTCTGTGGCTGTTCGTGATCGTGGCCGTCCAGGTCATCCGCAGCGACCTGTTCGGAACGCGCGTCACGCAGCGCGGCTCACGCCGCACTGCCGCCGACGCGCGCCCGCAACAGGCACGCCAACAACAGCAGACGGCGCCGCCACCGCAGCGTCAGCAACCCGGGCGCCAGCGCCGCGGGGCACCCACCAAGCTCGTCGTCTCCGAGGGCACCCTCACGGGCACCACGGTCGCGCTCCAGGGCCAGACCATCACCCTGGGCCGCGCGCACGATTCGACGATCGTGCTGGATGACGACTACGCGTCCAGCAGGCATGCCAGGATCTACCCGGACCGTGACGGCCAGTGGATCGTCGAGGATCTCGGGTCCACCAACGGCACGTATCTCGACCGGACCCGACTCACCACCCCGACACCTGTTCCGCTGGGCGCGCCGATCCGTATCGGCAAGACCGTCATCGAGCTGCGGAAGTAG
- a CDS encoding phosphatase PAP2 family protein, which yields MYIDTAHSITAHSATGLGGTALGVTGFSGTAYPEAAGPPQKAGPDYGVGVYRGITEWAAGTPEWLQKLGEAVTEGGILVFVALFVLQWWRARRRDDRTLALALLGPVAVAVVYALSEIIKVWLHEERPCRDIPGVTAIAECPEPGDWSFPSNHSVIAAASAMALVVSWRVIGLLAVPLAVLIALSRVYVGVHYLHDVAAGFLLGAVVAPLLMAVLAVPGTRAVSRFRRARGRRGTGIAA from the coding sequence ATGTACATCGACACAGCGCACAGCATCACGGCGCACAGCGCCACAGGGCTCGGCGGTACGGCGCTCGGCGTCACCGGGTTCAGCGGTACGGCGTACCCGGAAGCGGCCGGTCCGCCGCAGAAGGCGGGACCCGACTACGGAGTCGGGGTGTACCGCGGGATCACGGAGTGGGCGGCAGGGACTCCCGAGTGGCTTCAGAAGCTGGGGGAGGCCGTCACCGAGGGCGGGATACTCGTCTTCGTCGCCCTCTTCGTCCTTCAGTGGTGGAGGGCCCGCAGGCGCGACGACCGGACCCTGGCACTGGCCCTGCTCGGTCCGGTGGCGGTGGCGGTGGTCTACGCGCTGAGCGAGATCATCAAGGTCTGGCTGCACGAGGAGCGCCCCTGCCGGGACATTCCGGGTGTCACGGCGATCGCGGAGTGCCCGGAGCCGGGTGACTGGTCGTTCCCCAGCAACCATTCCGTCATCGCGGCCGCGTCGGCGATGGCCCTGGTCGTCTCCTGGCGCGTCATCGGACTGCTGGCGGTGCCTCTGGCGGTGCTGATCGCGCTGTCCCGGGTGTACGTCGGCGTCCACTATCTGCACGACGTGGCGGCCGGCTTCCTGCTCGGCGCGGTGGTCGCGCCGCTGCTGATGGCGGTCCTGGCGGTACCCGGAACCCGGGCGGTGAGCAGGTTCCGCAGGGCCCGCGGCCGGCGGGGCACGGGGATCGCGGCGTGA
- a CDS encoding response regulator: MIRAGLRAVLAADPAIEVVAEAGDGREAVALTLEHRPDVVLMDIRMPVMDGLTATEEIKRAAPGTSVLVLTTFSEDEYVSRALGGGASGFMLKSGDPRELLAGVHTAAAGASCLSAKVAQHVIAELNRGSARHRDVRLASLHERVTALTAREREVLALLGGGLSNAEIGRRIHVVEGTVKSYVSAIFTGLGVRNRVQAAIVAYESGLIEHKD; encoded by the coding sequence ATGATCCGGGCCGGTCTGCGGGCCGTCCTCGCCGCCGACCCCGCCATCGAGGTCGTGGCCGAGGCGGGGGACGGGCGGGAGGCCGTCGCGCTGACCCTGGAACACCGGCCGGACGTCGTCCTGATGGACATCCGTATGCCGGTCATGGACGGTCTCACCGCCACCGAGGAGATCAAGCGCGCCGCGCCCGGCACCTCCGTACTCGTACTGACGACGTTCTCCGAGGACGAGTACGTGAGCCGGGCTCTCGGCGGCGGCGCCAGCGGCTTCATGCTCAAGTCCGGTGACCCGCGGGAGCTGCTGGCCGGCGTGCACACCGCCGCGGCCGGTGCCTCCTGCCTCTCCGCGAAGGTGGCACAGCACGTCATCGCGGAGCTGAACCGCGGCTCGGCCCGGCACCGCGACGTACGCCTGGCGTCGCTGCACGAGCGGGTCACCGCGCTGACAGCCCGGGAACGGGAAGTGCTCGCCCTGCTGGGCGGCGGGCTGTCCAACGCCGAGATCGGCCGGCGGATCCACGTCGTGGAGGGCACCGTGAAGAGCTATGTGAGCGCCATCTTCACCGGTCTCGGGGTACGCAACCGGGTCCAGGCCGCCATCGTCGCGTACGAGTCCGGGCTGATCGAACACAAGGACTGA